One Solea senegalensis isolate Sse05_10M linkage group LG13, IFAPA_SoseM_1, whole genome shotgun sequence DNA segment encodes these proteins:
- the cdc23 gene encoding cell division cycle protein 23 homolog: MKMAALCSEFGDLVEMKKQLISVIWLCKERGLLHSAKWASELAFALDRLPKDELPPAAPFTEEDAQDLDALTLAKSYFDLKEYDRAAYFLKGCCSQKAYFLYMYSRYLSGEKKKDDETVDSLGPLEKGQVRNEALRELRVELSKKHIAGELDSFTLYLYGVVLRKLDLLKEAVDVFVEAIHALPLHWGAWLELSNLVTNIEMLKSLSLPDCWIKDFFMAHMYTELQMIKEALQKYQNLIEAGFSKSTYIISQIAVAYHNIRDIDQALAMFNELRDQDPYRIDNMDTFSNLLYVKSMKPELSYLAHNLVEIDKYRVETCCVIGNYYSLRSQHEKAALYFQRALKLNPRCLGAWTLMGHEYMEMKNTSAAIQAYRHAIEVNKRDYRAWYGLGQTYEILKMPFYCLYYYRKAHQLRPNDSRMLVALGESYEKLSQQVEGKKCYWRAYSVGDVEKMALLKLAKLHEQLNESDDAAQCYMLYIQDIFSCGEQLEHAEVSTALRYLGQYYFKNKLYDEASLCAQRCCDYNDAREEGKALLRQISQVRDQAETPSADLFAPLSNTNTPVRRVSPLNLISFTP; this comes from the exons atgaaaatggcGGCTCTGTGTAGTGAGTTTGGGGACCTGGTTGAAATGAAGAAACAGCTCATATCAGTGATTTGGCTTTGTAAAGAAAGAGGACTTCTGCACAGCGCGAAGTG GGCTTCTGAACTGGCATTTGCCTTGGACCGTCTGCCCAAGGATGAGTTACCACCAGCTGCACCTTTTACTGAG GAAGATGCACAAGACTTGGATGCACTTACGCTGGCCAAGTCCTACTTTGACCTGAAAGAGTATGACCGCGCTGCTTACTTTCTGAAAGGCTGCTGCAGCCAGAAGGCCTATTTCCTCTACATGTATTCTCGCTATTTG tCGGGTGAGAAAAAGAAGGACGATGAGACTGTGGACAGCCTTG GTCCTCTGGAAAAGGGACAGGTGCGTAATGAAGCCTTGCGTGAACTCAGGGTTGAGCTCAGTAAGAAGCACATTGCAGGAGAGTTGGACAGCTTCACCCTTTACCT GTATGGGGTTGTTCTACGAAAGCTCGATCTGCTGAAGGAGGCTGTTGATGTATTTGTTGAGGCAATCCATGCACTTCCTCTTCACTGGGGAGCTTGGCTGGAGCTCAGTAACCTTGTCACCAATATTGAAATG CTGAAGTCCTTGTCTCTACCAGATTGCTGGATTAAAGACTTTTTCATGGCCCATATGTACACAGAGCTACAGATGATCAAAGAAGCGTTGCAGAAATACCAGAACCTTATTGAGGCCGGCTTTTCTAAAAGCACCTACATTATCTCCCAGATTGCGGTGGCCTATCACAACATCAGAG ATATTGACCAAGCGTTGGCCATGTTCAATGAGTTGAGGGATCAGGATCCATATCGCATTGATAATATGGACACATTCTCCAACTTGCTCTATGTTAAG AGCATGAAGCCAGAGCTTAGCTACTTGGCCCACAACCTGGTGGAGATTGACAAGTACAGGGTGGAAACGTGCTGTGTCATCG GTAATTATTACAGCTTACGCTCTCAGCATGAGAAAGCAGCTCTGTACTTTCAGAGGGCCCTCAAACTGAACCCACGCTGCCTTGGTGCCTGGACCCTCATGGGCCACGAATACATGGAAATGAAGAACACCTCAGCTGCCATCCAGGCATACAG ACACGCTATTGAAGTGAACAAGCGGGACTACCGCGCCTGGTACGGCTTAGGTCAGACATACGAGATCCTCAAGATGCCCTTTTACTGTTTGTACTATTACCGAAAGGCTCACCAGCTCAG GCCCAATGACTCCCGGATGTTAGTCGCACTGGGTGAAAGCTATGAAAAACTGTCACAGCAAGTGGAAGGCAAGAAG TGTTACTGGAGAGCGTATTCTGTTGGAGATGTAGAGAAAATGGCCCTGCTCAAATTGGCAAA GCTCCATGAACAGCTGAATGAGTCTGATGATGCTGCACAGTGTTACATGCTTTACATCCAAGACATTTTCTCATGTGGG GAACAACTGGAGCATGCTGAGGTGAGCACAGCCCTGCGGTACCTGGGTCAGTACTATTTCAAGAACAAACTCTATGACGAGGCGTCCCTCTGTGCTCAGCGCTGCTGTGACTACAATGAT GCTCGCGAGGAGGGAAAAGCTTTGTTGAGGCAAATCTCACAGGTCCGAGATCAGGCTGAGACGCCATCAGCAGATCTGTTCGCTCCTCTGTCAAACACCAACACTCCAGTCAGGAGAGTGTCTCCTCTGAACCTCATCTCCTTCACACCCTGA